In the Sphingobacteriales bacterium genome, one interval contains:
- a CDS encoding T9SS type A sorting domain-containing protein — protein sequence DSALHPPGSDTALLLPVICGHRDGCSTECPGTAAYVLLPSLRSEVDSLLSLCFPVSTNEPNQRNNVSVFPNPSDGNFEINISVRQVKKLILMSPDGKIMDEKVLPLSGSAIYVDNLPKGIWFLRIYLTDSIENHKVIIE from the coding sequence GATTCGGCTCTGCATCCGCCCGGCAGCGATACTGCCTTGCTATTGCCCGTCATCTGCGGGCACAGAGATGGATGTTCAACGGAATGTCCGGGCACTGCTGCCTATGTGCTGCTCCCTTCACTGCGATCTGAGGTGGATAGCTTGCTGAGTCTTTGTTTTCCCGTTTCAACCAATGAACCGAATCAGAGAAATAACGTCTCTGTTTTTCCAAACCCTTCAGATGGAAATTTTGAAATTAATATTTCAGTTCGTCAGGTAAAAAAGCTCATACTTATGAGCCCTGACGGTAAAATCATGGATGAGAAAGTTCTGCCATTATCAGGGTCAGCAATTTACGTGGATAATTTGCCCAAAGGCATTTGGTTTTTAAGAATCTATTTGACAGATA